The following DNA comes from Pirellulales bacterium.
CGCTCGAAGTGACGCTGCCGCGGTGCGACGCCATCATTCGGGCCTGCGAGGAGAGCGGCGTTTTGCTTTCGACGGTTTTCCCGTCGCGATTTCACGACGCCAGCCGCGAACTCAAGCGCGCCGTTAATTCGGGTCGTTTTGGCCGCTTGGCCCTGGGTGACGCCTACGTGAAATGGTATCGCACTCAAGCGTATTACGACAGCGGCGCCTGGCGCGGCACCTGGGCGCTCGACGGCGGAGGGGCGCTCATGAACCAGGCGATCCACAGCGTCGATCTCTTGACCTGGCTGATGGGACCGGTCGTCGAGGTGCGAGCCGAGACGGCCACGCTCGCCCACGAGCGGATCGAAGTCGAAGATACGGCCGTCGCCACGCTCCGCTTCGCCAACGGCGCGCTGGGGGTGATCGAAGCCAGCACGGCCGTTTATCCGGGCTATCTCAAGCGGATCGAGATTCATGGCTCGGAGGGGACCGCGGTGCTCGAAGAGGAAGACATCAAGATTTGGGATTTTGCCAAGAAGCAGCGCCGCGACGACGCGATCCGTCAGCGGATGCAACAGCAGCACAGCACCGGCGGCGGGGCAAGTGATCCGAAAGCAATCGGTCACCACGGCCACGCCCGCCAATTCGCCGACGTGCTGGACGCGATCCGCCGCGAGCGGGCGCCGCTGGTCGACGCGCAGGAAAGCCGGCGGTCGGTCGAGATCATCGTGGCGATCTATAAAGCGGCGAAGACAGGGCGGCCGGTGAAGATCCAGCGGCAAGAGGCCGGAGGCCGGGGAAGAGTGACAAGTAACAAGTTAGATAGCATCGCACTACCTAGAGTTCGCCGGTGATCCGCAAGATTCGTGAAGATGAGCTTTCGATTTTGTTGAGCCTTTACCGGTATCTGCATCCCGCCGATCCGGAGCTGACCGTTACTGCGGACGTGGAGCAGCTATGGCATCGGATTGTTGCCAATCCCCTGTTGCACTATTTCGTCGCCGAGGTGGATGGTGAGATTGTGTCCACCTGCACGTTGGCCATCGTTCCAAATCTCACGCGTGGCGCCCGACCGTATGGCTTGGTCGAGAATGTTGTAACGCACCCCGATTTTCGTCGTCGCGGCATCGGCACGCGGATCTTGCAGGCATCGCTCGCGTTCGCTTGGGAGCAGGGCTGCTATAAAGTGATGCTGCTGACCGGACGCAAGGATGATGGCACGTTGCGATTCTATCGTCATGCTGGATTTGAGGCAGGCGTCAAGACTGGATTTGTGGCCCACCCGTGATGCCGCCCTATGCTCTGTCGGCGAGGGATATGGTTATGTTCCGCAGCATCCAACGGGTTTAAGATTGGGTAATGCGATTGGCGCGAAGTGTCCCCGACGAAGAGGACTCGACATGGAATTGCCTCGAAATCCAACTCGGTCCGTGCGAATCGGCTCCTGCACGATCGGTGGCGGGCAGCCGATTGCGATTCAGAGCATGACCGCCACGGCGACGCAAGACGTTGCCGCCACCGCCGCTCAGGTAAACGATCTTGAGGCGGCCGGGGCAGACATCGTGCGGATCGCCGTCGACAGTCGCCGAGATGCCGAGGCGCTGGCGGAAATCCGCGCGCGGACCTCCGCGAATCTGGCTGTCGATCTGCAAGAGAATTATCGCCTGGCCAGCGAAGTGGCGCCGCACGTTGACAAAATCCGCTACAACCCGGGGCATCTTTACCATCACGAGCGAAGTAAACCTTGGCAGGACAAGGTGCGTTTTATCGTAGCCGTGGCCGGCGAGCACGATTGCGCCATCCGAGTCGGCGTGAATTGCGGAAGCGTCGATCCGGCGAAGAAGGAGC
Coding sequences within:
- a CDS encoding GNAT family N-acetyltransferase — encoded protein: MIRKIREDELSILLSLYRYLHPADPELTVTADVEQLWHRIVANPLLHYFVAEVDGEIVSTCTLAIVPNLTRGARPYGLVENVVTHPDFRRRGIGTRILQASLAFAWEQGCYKVMLLTGRKDDGTLRFYRHAGFEAGVKTGFVAHP
- a CDS encoding Gfo/Idh/MocA family oxidoreductase translates to MSFGFGIIGCGMIARFHAAAIADVRGAKLVACFDVMPQSVDRFAGETGCRPYYKLDEMLADPDVNLVTVGTPSGAHREPAVAAARAGKHVIVEKPLEVTLPRCDAIIRACEESGVLLSTVFPSRFHDASRELKRAVNSGRFGRLALGDAYVKWYRTQAYYDSGAWRGTWALDGGGALMNQAIHSVDLLTWLMGPVVEVRAETATLAHERIEVEDTAVATLRFANGALGVIEASTAVYPGYLKRIEIHGSEGTAVLEEEDIKIWDFAKKQRRDDAIRQRMQQQHSTGGGASDPKAIGHHGHARQFADVLDAIRRERAPLVDAQESRRSVEIIVAIYKAAKTGRPVKIQRQEAGGRGRVTSNKLDSIALPRVRR